Within Saccharomyces paradoxus chromosome X, complete sequence, the genomic segment TAAGCTTACTAAAAATGTACACGATAACGTCAACAGCGTCACAATAAATAAGATTCAGGATGCTTATAAAATACTgtccaataaaaaaaccCGTGGTGAATATGATAGGCTGATCCTTGAAAACTATAAACTCCAAGGATTTCACAATTGTGGTGATGGGCTGGATGAATTTTCCTTAGACGATTTCTCgtttgatgaagataagCTTGAATTCATGATGAATTGTCCTCGCTGTCAGTTTGCAGATGGCTTTCATTTTAGTGAAAGTTTGTTAGGTGAATGCATCGACAACGTAAATGTTGCTGAACAAAATCATTCCGGATATCAATTATTGACTCAATGTAGCGCATGCAGTTTATGGCTGAAGGTTAATTTTGAGGTCGAGGAAGAGTAAACAGGACAACAATGAAAATGGGAGAGACAGGTGGGCATATAAGATAAATTTGTTTATAGAATCATTATTTTACTTCATGGGAAATTGAATGgtgtatatataagaaGTAGTAATGTACAAAGAAAGTAATGTTTGGCAACttaagataaaaaattttatgtTTATTCGCGGTGCGTTGCCAGATGTCATAACATGCGAAATTCATTatgagaaaaaatgcaGATATGTataataaacaaataataaaacgTTTTATGAAGTGTTCATATATGAGttacttttctttgtttttcagTGTCAATGATAGATATGAACGCTTTCGCCATTGATTTCAAATCCGTCATCAAGCTGACATGACCTGAGGAACTAGCGATTTTACAAACAACTGGAAAGCCTCTTTGTTCAGGCAATAACCATTTATGATGCACAACACCATCGCCCGGACCATAGTAAAAATCTTCATAATTCCCATCTTTTATATCTTGTATACCATTTACTTTAGCGCCTCTAACAGTGGGAACCTTGTTACCATAAACCACGGCCAATGGAGGATATTCTTTGTTCGGGTCGTAATCCAAGCTATccaaataattttttgtacGCTTCAAAGTTCTCGTCAAATATTCGCAGCTGTCTTTGTAGGAGGTATGGAATACTTCTTCGAAAGGCATATCCCTTGGTGATTGTTTGTTATTGCCGGCCACACTTCTAACAACAGGTGCATTTAGGACAAACTTGGTAGTCGCGTTTAGAGTAGCTTTAAGTGAAAGCGAtgatttggtttttttcggtaatagttttgatttttcctGAGCTGATTCCTCTCTCTTTTCATTGACGAGAGGTGACAAGCCAAGGTTTTTCCAAACCTCTGtatcaaaaaaatcgaaaTCATATCTCTCTAAGGTAGTTTTGTCAACAAAACATCTACCATCTAGCGGTAGAAAATAGAAGCTGCTCctcataaaaaaattcgttTCTTTACTGAATATAGTTTTATTCCACATCACATCATCTCCAAACCTAACAGGACCCAAAATATTGGGACATTGACTTGGGGAACCCACGTAGATAATGCCTCTTATCAAATGAGTATAATCTTGCAAAACTTTATGCGCCACTAATCCGCCCATTGAATGGGCAATAATATACACTccctttttgtttttttgcTTATTATAAATCTCCTCTAATTTAGTTCTTAAATGTCTAGCAGGTATATCCAACGATAGTCTCCAATCATAGCCGAATTGCTGGACGTTTAAATTAGGATTTGCCTCtagtttctttatcaatCTTTTAGAGATGTCAAGAGGGCCTATATGTGTTAACATTCCATCAGGAACAATTTCCTTCTGAGTTTTCagttcatcttcatcatcggGCCCGATCAATAAGTCTACTTTTGTCATATTCAAACCTGCCCTTAACGGGATCCAAATTCGCTTATGAGTAGTAGCATCTCTTAATACACTACCTCGGTAACCACCCATAATAACGATATCTCCTTCCAACTCATGCCATATAGATTCTAAGCGTGAACGGTAATATCCGTCATGAGTTTTGTCGAATGGGTCTGCCGTTATTTGCTTAATGGAGTTCTTCAAGGCATCCATTTCCAAAGATTCTTTAACGGCTCTTAACCTTGAATTATCAATACCCCTTTCATATTTGAATAACtctatttcttctaatgaagaaatggacgttgatttcttcagttTTTGTCTGATTTCATTCTTCCTCAGGTTCTTTTTAATGAATTCATCAGGAGTCTTGGGTAGCAcagttttgaaaatggcTAACGGTGAACTTGATCGGAAATTTGTGTTACCAAATGGTAACGAAAACGAGAAAGTTTTATGAGAGCTGTCATAATTTCCGTCATGCGAGTAAGAAATAATCTCATCGAGATCTTCGTCATCAGGATCGAGAGATATGGCACTCGCTTGGTCCTTTTCTAAGTTATGATAATTGTTGGGCTGATTTGCTTCTGTCTTTGTTGCGCTCTGTTCATCGTCGTTCCTTTTCACTTTATTACTTATAACTCTTGCACCTCCAATCAAAGTATCCACTTTCTCCATTGTATCCAACCCACCTTCGCTTTCGTTTACAGAAGAAAAGCTTTCATCactttcaatttccatTGAGTCAGGAGGACATAGCTTGTTATTTGTATCATCTTGGGAAATAAGATCACCGATCGGGGTTTCCATCATTCAATGCTCCTGAGTTAGCCTCTACAAGTTGATTCTTTTACGTATTACCTAAATAGGCAGGCCGCTCTTATccaatcttttgttttatagATGTTATAAAGTGGTACAGTTTTTAGGACTGTTGAGTGATGAGCTATAACTTCCCAAAACTTCGTGACGCTTTATTACCCGGATTTACTTCCCTTTATTCTTGCAGATGTCTGTGGCTAGCTTAAAAAGTGGAGCTAGCTATCAGTGCCCCGGAAATCAATGCAGAAGATGATCTTGAACAGTTTTCCACGTTTTGgactttttttggtaatACTATTTGCATTTAAACCAATTTAAACTAAGGTGGTGGGCCATTATTTAAAAGGTATTAAAGGTCCTTTGATAAACAAGTAGAAGTGCCCATTATAAAAATACCGTAACGAAAGCATGAGCAGAGGCGACCGTGCCGTGGTACCAATCGAATCGAATCCTGAAGTTTTTACGGAATTCGCACACAATTTAGGCTTAAAAAAGGAATGGGCAT encodes:
- the JJJ3 gene encoding Jjj3p (similar to YJR097W); its protein translation is MSLANSLTHYEILRIPSDATQEEIKKAYRNRLLNTHPDKLTKNVHDNVNSVTINKIQDAYKILSNKKTRGEYDRLILENYKLQGFHNCGDGLDEFSLDDFSFDEDKLEFMMNCPRCQFADGFHFSESLLGECIDNVNVAEQNHSGYQLLTQCSACSLWLKVNFEVEEE
- a CDS encoding uncharacterized protein (similar to YJR098C), with the protein product MMETPIGDLISQDDTNNKLCPPDSMEIESDESFSSVNESEGGLDTMEKVDTLIGGARVISNKVKRNDDEQSATKTEANQPNNYHNLEKDQASAISLDPDDEDLDEIISYSHDGNYDSSHKTFSFSLPFGNTNFRSSSPLAIFKTVLPKTPDEFIKKNLRKNEIRQKLKKSTSISSLEEIELFKYERGIDNSRLRAVKESLEMDALKNSIKQITADPFDKTHDGYYRSRLESIWHELEGDIVIMGGYRGSVLRDATTHKRIWIPLRAGLNMTKVDLLIGPDDEDELKTQKEIVPDGMLTHIGPLDISKRLIKKLEANPNLNVQQFGYDWRLSLDIPARHLRTKLEEIYNKQKNKKGVYIIAHSMGGLVAHKVLQDYTHLIRGIIYVGSPSQCPNILGPVRFGDDVMWNKTIFSKETNFFMRSSFYFLPLDGRCFVDKTTLERYDFDFFDTEVWKNLGLSPLVNEKREESAQEKSKLLPKKTKSSLSLKATLNATTKFVLNAPVVRSVAGNNKQSPRDMPFEEVFHTSYKDSCEYLTRTLKRTKNYLDSLDYDPNKEYPPLAVVYGNKVPTVRGAKVNGIQDIKDGNYEDFYYGPGDGVVHHKWLLPEQRGFPVVCKIASSSGHVSLMTDLKSMAKAFISIIDTEKQRKVTHI